One segment of Chionomys nivalis chromosome 3, mChiNiv1.1, whole genome shotgun sequence DNA contains the following:
- the Nupr2 gene encoding nuclear protein 2 — MDPPARPSVSRPRARVRPPPPEALPTAGFDDELYDCLDYYYLRDFPASGAGRSKGRTRREQQLRTNHPVPGGHERKVAQILINAQRKRRQRQLQPRPRTRLP; from the coding sequence ATGGACCCGCCAGCTCGTCCTTCCGTCTCCCGCCCACGGGCTCGAGTGCGCCCGCCGCCGCCGGAGGCGCTGCCCACTGCGGGCTTCGATGACGAGCTGTACGACTGCCTGGACTACTACTACCTGCGTGACTTCCCGGCCTCCGGAGCTGGCCGCAGCAAGGGCCGGACGCGGCGCGAGCAGCAACTGCGCACCAACCACCCGGTGCCCGGCGGCCACGAGCGCAAGGTGGCGCAGATACTGATCAACGCGCAGCGCAAGCGGCGCCAACGCCAGCTGCAACCGCGGCCGCGCACGCGCCTGCCCTGA